One Neovison vison isolate M4711 chromosome 2, ASM_NN_V1, whole genome shotgun sequence genomic window carries:
- the CC2D1B gene encoding coiled-coil and C2 domain-containing protein 1B isoform X1 translates to MPGPRPRKGPQASGQGVAAAKQLGLFVEFSPEDMLLGMEETEDDGDLEAELLALTGEAGASGKKPKTKGQAPLPMAHIEKLAADCMRDVEEEEEEEEEGLEEDADLLTELQEVLGADEETGPLDGDKTASPGGSEEEKGQEDTEAPVQTAPLTASIPAAQAGGPRGLQALLEDRIHNYREAAASAKEAGEAAKARRCERGLKTLEAQLAAVRKGRKISEDEIPPPVALGKRQPVPQETTDRNPEADAPAPFTMEPDKSSQMETSLLGGPGISAPPDSDPDPDPQALLLARQREYKLAALNAKRAGDLDRARELMRIGKRFGAVLEALEKGQPVDLSAMPPAPEDLKPLPQASRALTAPSAVSPAVERVQPVMASDTPAAPGVPAEPQTVLDALQQRLNKYREAGIQARSSGDERKARMHERIAKQYQDAIRAHRAGRRVDFAELPVPPGFPPIPGLEPTTGTEDDAVAATLAAAQKLVSAEDTAPAEENEDELPGHLQDESPAQAPVAKKPAKPVVPSFRAVPESKASSSRESVSPSVREQLALLEARKLQYQRAALQAKRGQDLEQAKAHLRVAKCLEAQITQVRAGRPVDLSKVPSPLTDEEGDFILIHHEDLRLSQKAEEVYAQLQKMLLEQHEKCLLFSKQFMHQGNVAETTRFENLAQDRKKQLEILQLAQAQGLDPPSHHFELKTFQTVRIFSELNSTEMHLIIVRGMNLPAPSGVTPDDLDAFVRFEFHYPNSDQAQKSKTAVVKNTNSPEFDQLFKLNINRNHRGFRRVIQSKGIKFEIFHKGSFFRSDKLVGTAHVKLERLENECEIREIVEVLDGRKPTGGKLEVKVRLREPLSGQDLQVVTENWLVLEPRGL, encoded by the exons ATGCCAGGGCCAAGACCTCGGAAAGGCCCCCAGGCCAGTGGCCAGGGTGTGGCAGCTGCAAAGCAG CTGGGGCTCTTTGTGGAGTTCAGTCCTGAGGACATGCTGCTGGGGATGGAGGAGACTGAAGATGACGGAGATCTTGAGGCTGAACTGCTGGCCCTCACTGGGGAAGCAGGGGCCTCAGGCAAGAAACCCAAAACCAAGGGGCAGG CCCCCCTGCCTATGGCCCACATCGAGAAGTTGGCTGCAGACTGTATGCGggatgtggaggaggaggaggaggaggaggaggaagggctggaGGAGGATGCAGACTTGCTG ACTGAGCTGCAGGAGGTCCTGGGTGCGGATGAGGAGACTGGGCCCCTGGATGGTGATAAGACAGCTAGTCCAGGTGGCTCtgaagaggaaaagggacaggAAGACACTGAAGCTCCAGTACAGACAGCTCCGCTAACAGCTTCGATCCCAGCAGCTCAG GCTGGAGGGCCTCGGGGGCTGCAGGCTCTTCTGGAGGATCGGATCCACAACTACCGGGAGGCTGCAGCCAGTGCCAAGGAGGCAGGTGAAGCAGCCAAAGCCAGGCGCTGTGAGCGTGGCCTAAAG ACTCTGGAGGCCCAGCTGGCTGCTGTGAGGAAAGGCAGGAAGATCAGTGAGGATGAGATTCCACCTccagtggccttgggcaagaGACAGCCTGTCCCCCAGGAAACAACTGACAGGAACCCTGAGGCAGATGCCCCAGCTCCCTTCACCATGGAGCCAG aCAAGTCCTCCCAGATGGAGACAAGCCTCTTGGGTGGTCCTGGCATTTCTGCCCCACCTGATtcagacccagacccagacccacaGGCCCTGTTGTTGGCTcgacagagagagtacaaattGGCTGCCCTGAATGCCAAGCGGGCTGGAGACCTAGACCGTGCCCGGGAACTCATGAGGATCGGGAAG AGATTTGGTGCAGTCCTAGAGGCCCTGGAGAAGGGACAGCCTGTGGACCTGAGTGCCATGCCCCCCGCACCGGAGG ATCTGAAGCCCCTTCCACAGGCTTCCAGGGCTCTCACAGCACCATCAGCTGTATCCCCAGCAGTGGAGCGAGTGCAGCCAGTGATGGCCTCAGACACTCCAGCAGCCCCAG GGGTCCCTGCTGAGCCACAGACGGTGCTGGATGCCCTGCAGCAGAGACTGAACAAGTATCGGGAGGCAGGCATCCAGGCCCGGAGCAGTGGGGATGAGCGCAAAGCGCGGATGCATGAACGTATTGCTAAG CAATATCAAGATGCCATTCGAGCACACCGGGCAGGACGGAGGGTTGACTTTGCCGAGCTGCCTGTTCCTCCAG GGTTCCCCCCCATTCCTGGCCTGGAGCCCACCACGGGCACCGAGGACGACGCAGTGGCAGCTACTTTAGCAGCTGCCCAGAAGCTGGTTTCCGCAGAGGATACGGCCCCAGCAGAGGAAAATGAGGATGAG CTTCCTGGGCACCTGCAGGACGagtccccagcccaggccccagtGGCCAAGAAGCCAGCGAAGCCTGTGGTCCCTTCGTTCCGGGCCGTGCCTGAATCCAAGGCCTCAAGTTCTAGGGAGTCAGTGAGTCCATCTG TGCGGGAGCAGCTCGCATTGCTAGAGGCACGGAAACTGCAGTACCAGCGGGCAGCACTACAGGCCAAGCGTGGCCAGGACCTGGAGCAGGCCAAAGCCCATCTGAGGGTAGCCAAATGCCTTGAGGCTCAAATCACCCAGGTACGAGCTGGCCGACCTGTGGACCTCTCCAAG GTGCCTTCACCCTTGACGGATGAGGAGGGTGACTTCATCCTCATTCACCATGAGGACCTGCGACTCTCCCAGAAGGCTGAGGAGGTGTATGCCCAGCTACAAAAAATGCTTCTGGAACAACATGAG AAGTGTCTGCTGTTCTCCAAGCAGTTCATGCACCAGGGCAATGTGGCTGAGACTACCAG GTTTGAGAATCTCGCTCAGGACCGCAAGAAGCAGCTTGAGATCCTGCAGCTGGCCCAGGCTCAGGGTCTTGACCCTCCCAGCCATCACTTTGAATTGAAGACATTCCAGACTGTGAG GATCTTCTCAGAACTCAACAGTACAGAAATGCATCTGATCATTGTCCGGGGAATGAACCTCCCAGCCCCTTCAG GGGTGACTCCTGATGACTTGGATGCCTTTGTGCGGTTTGAGTTCCACTACCCTAACTCG GACCAGgctcaaaaaagcaaaacagctgTGGTGAAGAACACAAACTCTCCAG AATTTGATCAACTCTTCAAACTAAACATCAACCGAAACCACCGGGGCTTCAGGAGGGTGATCCAAAGCAAAGGAATCAAGTTTGAAATCTTCCACAAAGG ATCCTTCTTCAGAAGTGATAAGCTGGTTGGCACAGCCCATGTGAAGCTGGAGCGGCTGGAGAATGAGTGTGAGATCAGAGAGATTGTGGAG
- the CC2D1B gene encoding coiled-coil and C2 domain-containing protein 1B isoform X2 — protein MPGPRPRKGPQASGQGVAAAKQLGLFVEFSPEDMLLGMEETEDDGDLEAELLALTGEAGASGKKPKTKGQAPLPMAHIEKLAADCMRDVEEEEEEEEEGLEEDADLLTELQEVLGADEETGPLDGDKTASPGGSEEEKGQEDTEAPVQTAPLTASIPAAQAGGPRGLQALLEDRIHNYREAAASAKEAGEAAKARRCERGLKTLEAQLAAVRKGRKISEDEIPPPVALGKRQPVPQETTDRNPEADAPAPFTMEPDKSSQMETSLLGGPGISAPPDSDPDPDPQALLLARQREYKLAALNAKRAGDLDRARELMRIGKRFGAVLEALEKGQPVDLSAMPPAPEDLKPLPQASRALTAPSAVSPAVERVQPVMASDTPAAPGVPAEPQTVLDALQQRLNKYREAGIQARSSGDERKARMHERIAKQYQDAIRAHRAGRRVDFAELPVPPGFPPIPGLEPTTGTEDDAVAATLAAAQKLVSAEDTAPAEENEDEDESPAQAPVAKKPAKPVVPSFRAVPESKASSSRESVSPSVREQLALLEARKLQYQRAALQAKRGQDLEQAKAHLRVAKCLEAQITQVRAGRPVDLSKVPSPLTDEEGDFILIHHEDLRLSQKAEEVYAQLQKMLLEQHEKCLLFSKQFMHQGNVAETTRFENLAQDRKKQLEILQLAQAQGLDPPSHHFELKTFQTVRIFSELNSTEMHLIIVRGMNLPAPSGVTPDDLDAFVRFEFHYPNSDQAQKSKTAVVKNTNSPEFDQLFKLNINRNHRGFRRVIQSKGIKFEIFHKGSFFRSDKLVGTAHVKLERLENECEIREIVEVLDGRKPTGGKLEVKVRLREPLSGQDLQVVTENWLVLEPRGL, from the exons ATGCCAGGGCCAAGACCTCGGAAAGGCCCCCAGGCCAGTGGCCAGGGTGTGGCAGCTGCAAAGCAG CTGGGGCTCTTTGTGGAGTTCAGTCCTGAGGACATGCTGCTGGGGATGGAGGAGACTGAAGATGACGGAGATCTTGAGGCTGAACTGCTGGCCCTCACTGGGGAAGCAGGGGCCTCAGGCAAGAAACCCAAAACCAAGGGGCAGG CCCCCCTGCCTATGGCCCACATCGAGAAGTTGGCTGCAGACTGTATGCGggatgtggaggaggaggaggaggaggaggaggaagggctggaGGAGGATGCAGACTTGCTG ACTGAGCTGCAGGAGGTCCTGGGTGCGGATGAGGAGACTGGGCCCCTGGATGGTGATAAGACAGCTAGTCCAGGTGGCTCtgaagaggaaaagggacaggAAGACACTGAAGCTCCAGTACAGACAGCTCCGCTAACAGCTTCGATCCCAGCAGCTCAG GCTGGAGGGCCTCGGGGGCTGCAGGCTCTTCTGGAGGATCGGATCCACAACTACCGGGAGGCTGCAGCCAGTGCCAAGGAGGCAGGTGAAGCAGCCAAAGCCAGGCGCTGTGAGCGTGGCCTAAAG ACTCTGGAGGCCCAGCTGGCTGCTGTGAGGAAAGGCAGGAAGATCAGTGAGGATGAGATTCCACCTccagtggccttgggcaagaGACAGCCTGTCCCCCAGGAAACAACTGACAGGAACCCTGAGGCAGATGCCCCAGCTCCCTTCACCATGGAGCCAG aCAAGTCCTCCCAGATGGAGACAAGCCTCTTGGGTGGTCCTGGCATTTCTGCCCCACCTGATtcagacccagacccagacccacaGGCCCTGTTGTTGGCTcgacagagagagtacaaattGGCTGCCCTGAATGCCAAGCGGGCTGGAGACCTAGACCGTGCCCGGGAACTCATGAGGATCGGGAAG AGATTTGGTGCAGTCCTAGAGGCCCTGGAGAAGGGACAGCCTGTGGACCTGAGTGCCATGCCCCCCGCACCGGAGG ATCTGAAGCCCCTTCCACAGGCTTCCAGGGCTCTCACAGCACCATCAGCTGTATCCCCAGCAGTGGAGCGAGTGCAGCCAGTGATGGCCTCAGACACTCCAGCAGCCCCAG GGGTCCCTGCTGAGCCACAGACGGTGCTGGATGCCCTGCAGCAGAGACTGAACAAGTATCGGGAGGCAGGCATCCAGGCCCGGAGCAGTGGGGATGAGCGCAAAGCGCGGATGCATGAACGTATTGCTAAG CAATATCAAGATGCCATTCGAGCACACCGGGCAGGACGGAGGGTTGACTTTGCCGAGCTGCCTGTTCCTCCAG GGTTCCCCCCCATTCCTGGCCTGGAGCCCACCACGGGCACCGAGGACGACGCAGTGGCAGCTACTTTAGCAGCTGCCCAGAAGCTGGTTTCCGCAGAGGATACGGCCCCAGCAGAGGAAAATGAGGATGAG GACGagtccccagcccaggccccagtGGCCAAGAAGCCAGCGAAGCCTGTGGTCCCTTCGTTCCGGGCCGTGCCTGAATCCAAGGCCTCAAGTTCTAGGGAGTCAGTGAGTCCATCTG TGCGGGAGCAGCTCGCATTGCTAGAGGCACGGAAACTGCAGTACCAGCGGGCAGCACTACAGGCCAAGCGTGGCCAGGACCTGGAGCAGGCCAAAGCCCATCTGAGGGTAGCCAAATGCCTTGAGGCTCAAATCACCCAGGTACGAGCTGGCCGACCTGTGGACCTCTCCAAG GTGCCTTCACCCTTGACGGATGAGGAGGGTGACTTCATCCTCATTCACCATGAGGACCTGCGACTCTCCCAGAAGGCTGAGGAGGTGTATGCCCAGCTACAAAAAATGCTTCTGGAACAACATGAG AAGTGTCTGCTGTTCTCCAAGCAGTTCATGCACCAGGGCAATGTGGCTGAGACTACCAG GTTTGAGAATCTCGCTCAGGACCGCAAGAAGCAGCTTGAGATCCTGCAGCTGGCCCAGGCTCAGGGTCTTGACCCTCCCAGCCATCACTTTGAATTGAAGACATTCCAGACTGTGAG GATCTTCTCAGAACTCAACAGTACAGAAATGCATCTGATCATTGTCCGGGGAATGAACCTCCCAGCCCCTTCAG GGGTGACTCCTGATGACTTGGATGCCTTTGTGCGGTTTGAGTTCCACTACCCTAACTCG GACCAGgctcaaaaaagcaaaacagctgTGGTGAAGAACACAAACTCTCCAG AATTTGATCAACTCTTCAAACTAAACATCAACCGAAACCACCGGGGCTTCAGGAGGGTGATCCAAAGCAAAGGAATCAAGTTTGAAATCTTCCACAAAGG ATCCTTCTTCAGAAGTGATAAGCTGGTTGGCACAGCCCATGTGAAGCTGGAGCGGCTGGAGAATGAGTGTGAGATCAGAGAGATTGTGGAG